Proteins encoded in a region of the Apilactobacillus apisilvae genome:
- a CDS encoding carbonic anhydrase family protein, with amino-acid sequence MLNYNDQKNWPNNFGNLQSPINLSTNDNQAFNDFLPINVDDFYQLNNEIDDQTTIRLTGMGNATIFNREFAFQQVHFHTPAEHLVDNQQAPFEIHLVHKDNIGQTVVVALLLKIGNANSAIQEIINNFKVGAENNVSIKLSEWVPNLAKGFHYAGSLTTPPLTENVEWVVITNPEITVSQNQVNWFMQQFGGNNRECQPLNERNIEYYANK; translated from the coding sequence ATGTTAAATTATAATGATCAAAAAAATTGGCCTAACAATTTTGGTAATCTACAATCACCAATTAATTTATCAACCAATGATAATCAAGCTTTTAATGATTTTCTGCCCATCAACGTCGATGATTTTTATCAACTAAACAATGAAATTGATGATCAAACTACCATTAGACTAACCGGAATGGGCAATGCAACCATCTTTAATCGTGAATTTGCCTTTCAACAAGTTCATTTTCATACACCAGCTGAACACTTAGTAGACAATCAACAAGCGCCCTTTGAAATTCATTTAGTACATAAGGATAACATTGGACAAACTGTCGTTGTCGCATTACTTTTAAAAATAGGTAATGCCAATTCGGCAATTCAAGAAATTATCAACAATTTTAAAGTAGGCGCTGAAAATAACGTCTCAATTAAACTTAGTGAATGGGTGCCTAATTTAGCTAAAGGATTTCATTATGCTGGGTCTTTAACTACCCCACCATTAACAGAAAACGTTGAATGGGTAGTTATTACTAATCCTGAAATTACAGTTAGCCAAAATCAAGTTAATTGGTTTATGCAACAATTTGGTGGAAATAATCGTGAGTGCCAGCCTTTAAATGAAAGAAATATCGAATATTATGCTAATAAATAA
- a CDS encoding AAA family ATPase: MVNKNVLPTQIEVRGGNVHNLKNIDVDIPLNQFVAISGPSGSGKSSLAMGILYAEGSRRYLEALSTYTRRRIGQSTHTNVREVRHIPSAIALKQRPNVPSERSTVGSMSEIFNIVRLIFSRLGSPVCPNGHRVVPSLKIAQAMDLPNDGKSGMGMIQCPTCGIKFEAKSSEDFAFNAGGACPKCEGTGQISTLDPDTIIEDDNESINEGAIAPWHLPGRNFMASIAQSLGVRTDVPYKNLTDKEKQIVLHGEKKQYPVDFHTSTGRVFHSDNALYENAYESVYGSMKKAKSSRAFNRISKFFHFSTCPVCHGSRLNPDLLNQLVANKNIAEVTDLTLGQLKDWEVETKKSLPKNMQHMADILFENLDDNLSPLLELGLDYLTLSRSGNTLSIGELQRIQLAKTLRTETTGVLYVLDEPSVGLHPDNIKGLIHIFRALIAQGNSLVVVDHEVDIISAADWVIEIGPGSGDEGGRVIAQGTPKQLTHNKSSLIGPFIDGQANIMHSKVSSNTDCADTKIKINDYYNLHNVQATIPSGQITAITGFSGAGKTSFILNSLVPAINGYPHDKLPKQVAQFQTGIKNVISVDAKPVGKNERSTLATYTMIMDHLRHMFAKLPAAKQHKYGIGAFSYNNKQGACPTCGGLGTIHLDVQYLPDIEEICPTCHGDRFNPTIQEIKWHGYSIVDLLKLSVKDALPILKNVPSIESQLQILNEIGLNYLHLGESTPSLSGGEAQRLKLVKHLKNNQDNTMFVFDEPSVGLHPADVQTLLGVINQLKAKGATVILITHDLDLMANADYMIDLGPKGGNAGGKIMATGNPAELVKHPKGLTLQYLNDHFKKFNL; this comes from the coding sequence ATGGTTAATAAAAATGTTTTACCAACCCAAATTGAAGTACGTGGCGGCAATGTTCATAATCTTAAAAATATTGATGTTGATATACCATTAAACCAATTCGTCGCAATTTCAGGGCCTTCTGGTTCGGGAAAAAGTTCATTAGCGATGGGAATCCTATATGCAGAAGGATCTAGACGTTACCTGGAAGCACTATCTACATATACCAGACGTCGAATTGGCCAAAGTACTCATACCAATGTCCGTGAAGTTCGCCATATTCCATCGGCAATTGCCTTAAAGCAACGGCCCAATGTTCCTTCTGAACGTTCAACCGTTGGTTCTATGAGCGAAATATTTAATATTGTTCGTTTGATTTTTTCACGATTAGGTTCACCAGTTTGTCCAAATGGACATCGAGTTGTGCCCAGTTTAAAAATTGCTCAAGCGATGGATTTACCTAATGATGGCAAAAGTGGCATGGGGATGATTCAGTGTCCTACTTGTGGAATTAAGTTTGAAGCTAAATCATCGGAAGACTTTGCTTTTAATGCTGGTGGTGCTTGTCCTAAATGTGAAGGTACTGGTCAAATTAGCACTTTAGATCCAGATACAATTATTGAAGATGATAATGAATCGATTAATGAAGGGGCGATTGCACCATGGCATTTGCCAGGACGTAATTTTATGGCATCAATTGCTCAATCATTAGGTGTGCGGACTGATGTTCCATATAAAAATTTAACCGATAAAGAAAAACAAATTGTTTTGCATGGTGAAAAGAAACAATATCCAGTTGATTTTCACACGTCGACAGGAAGAGTGTTTCATTCTGACAATGCTTTGTATGAGAACGCTTATGAATCAGTCTACGGTTCAATGAAAAAGGCTAAAAGTTCTCGCGCCTTCAATCGGATTAGTAAATTCTTTCATTTTTCAACGTGCCCAGTTTGCCATGGGTCACGGTTGAATCCTGATTTATTAAATCAATTAGTAGCTAATAAAAATATTGCCGAAGTTACTGATCTAACACTGGGGCAATTAAAAGATTGGGAAGTTGAAACTAAAAAATCTTTACCAAAAAATATGCAGCACATGGCTGATATTTTATTTGAAAATTTGGATGATAATCTTAGCCCATTGTTGGAGTTAGGCTTAGATTATTTAACACTTTCTAGAAGTGGTAATACTTTATCAATCGGTGAACTACAAAGAATTCAATTAGCTAAGACATTACGAACAGAAACGACTGGAGTCTTATATGTACTAGATGAGCCATCGGTTGGCTTACATCCTGATAATATTAAAGGCTTGATTCACATTTTTCGAGCATTAATTGCACAAGGTAATTCATTGGTGGTAGTTGATCATGAAGTGGACATCATTAGTGCTGCGGATTGGGTCATTGAAATTGGCCCCGGTTCAGGTGATGAAGGTGGAAGGGTAATTGCACAAGGTACACCTAAACAATTAACCCATAATAAAAGTTCATTAATCGGTCCATTTATCGACGGACAGGCTAATATTATGCATTCCAAAGTTTCATCTAACACTGATTGTGCAGATACAAAGATTAAAATTAATGATTACTATAATTTGCATAATGTTCAAGCCACCATTCCTAGTGGTCAAATTACTGCTATCACTGGTTTTTCAGGTGCTGGTAAAACGAGCTTCATCTTAAATAGTTTAGTCCCAGCAATTAATGGTTATCCACATGATAAGTTGCCTAAACAAGTTGCTCAATTTCAGACTGGCATAAAAAATGTTATTAGTGTGGATGCTAAACCGGTGGGTAAAAATGAACGGTCTACTTTGGCTACTTACACTATGATCATGGATCATTTACGCCATATGTTTGCTAAATTACCAGCTGCAAAACAACATAAATATGGGATTGGCGCATTTTCATATAATAATAAACAAGGTGCATGTCCAACTTGTGGGGGCCTAGGAACTATTCATTTAGATGTTCAATACTTACCCGATATTGAAGAAATTTGTCCGACTTGTCACGGTGATCGTTTTAATCCAACAATTCAAGAAATAAAATGGCATGGTTATAGTATTGTTGATTTATTAAAATTATCAGTTAAAGATGCGTTACCAATTCTTAAAAATGTCCCATCAATTGAAAGCCAACTACAGATTTTAAATGAAATTGGTTTAAATTATTTACACTTAGGTGAAAGTACGCCTAGTTTATCTGGTGGGGAAGCTCAACGATTAAAATTAGTTAAGCATTTAAAGAATAATCAAGACAATACAATGTTTGTCTTTGATGAGCCTTCCGTTGGTTTGCATCCTGCTGATGTCCAAACTCTGTTAGGCGTTATTAACCAATTAAAGGCGAAAGGTGCTACCGTTATTTTAATTACACATGATTTAGACTTAATGGCCAATGCTGATTATATGATTGACTTAGGTCCTAAAGGTGGTAATGCTGGTGGTAAGATTATGGCGACCGGTAATCCAGCCGAATTAGTTAAACATCCTAAAGGATTGACTTTGCAATATTTGAATGATCATTTTAAAAAATTTAATTTATAA
- a CDS encoding flavocytochrome c, which produces MMGKYVFQPTAINKLKDNYDVVIVGSGSTGLVSAIQAYELGLKPVILEKMDKLGGNSTRASSGMNAAETETQLKYHIIDSFKAFYNDTFIGGDKQNNPEMLDYFTSHSALSVDWLADHGIDLDDLTITGGMHTKRTHRPSSGAPIGAFLVTNFLKIVEKDQIPVFNNIDVDKIIKEDNEVTGVDVKLAYGNKQSIHAKAVILATGGFGASKEIIGKYRSDLTHYRTTNQPGATGDGLKLATDAGAGLVDMDKIQVHPTVQQDNDHAFLIGEAVRGEGAILVDQQGHRFVNELDTRKNVTNAINQLPKKSAYLILNQGIREHVGAINFYDSIGLVIHGDSIDALASKIDVDANELSNTLAKWNQTVEKHDDSDYGRTTGMDRDISAGPYFAIHIAPAVHYTMGGIKVNAETQVLSDDDTPVKGLFAGGEVAGGLHGDNRIGGNSIAETVIFGRQAGQQVFKYIS; this is translated from the coding sequence ATAATGGGTAAGTATGTATTTCAACCAACTGCCATCAATAAATTAAAGGATAATTATGATGTAGTAATTGTTGGTTCTGGTTCAACAGGTTTAGTTAGTGCGATTCAAGCTTATGAATTGGGATTAAAACCAGTGATATTAGAAAAAATGGATAAATTAGGTGGTAATTCCACGCGTGCATCTTCAGGGATGAATGCTGCTGAAACTGAAACACAATTAAAGTATCATATTATTGATAGTTTTAAGGCTTTTTATAATGATACTTTTATCGGTGGTGATAAACAAAATAACCCAGAAATGCTTGATTACTTTACTAGTCATTCCGCATTATCAGTTGATTGGTTAGCTGATCACGGTATTGATTTAGATGATTTAACTATTACTGGTGGTATGCATACTAAAAGAACGCATCGTCCTAGTTCTGGAGCCCCCATTGGAGCCTTCTTAGTTACTAACTTTCTTAAAATTGTTGAAAAAGACCAGATTCCAGTTTTTAATAATATTGATGTTGATAAAATCATAAAGGAAGATAATGAGGTTACTGGTGTTGATGTGAAATTAGCATATGGTAACAAACAATCAATTCACGCCAAAGCAGTTATTTTAGCAACTGGTGGTTTTGGTGCTAGTAAAGAAATTATTGGTAAATACCGCAGTGATTTAACTCATTATCGAACTACTAATCAACCAGGAGCTACTGGCGATGGCTTAAAATTAGCTACTGATGCAGGAGCTGGCTTAGTTGATATGGATAAAATTCAAGTGCATCCCACTGTCCAACAAGACAATGATCATGCTTTCTTAATTGGTGAAGCTGTCCGTGGTGAAGGGGCCATTTTAGTTGATCAACAAGGACACCGTTTTGTAAATGAATTAGATACTCGTAAGAATGTAACCAATGCGATTAATCAATTACCTAAAAAGTCAGCTTATTTGATTTTAAATCAGGGGATTCGTGAACATGTGGGTGCCATTAATTTTTACGATTCCATTGGTTTAGTTATTCATGGAGATTCGATTGATGCATTAGCATCCAAGATTGATGTTGATGCTAATGAATTATCCAATACATTAGCAAAATGGAATCAAACTGTAGAAAAGCATGATGATTCAGACTATGGTCGAACAACTGGGATGGATCGTGATATTAGTGCTGGTCCATACTTCGCAATTCATATTGCCCCAGCAGTTCATTACACGATGGGCGGGATTAAAGTTAATGCTGAAACCCAAGTTTTAAGTGATGATGATACTCCAGTAAAAGGATTATTTGCTGGTGGAGAAGTTGCCGGTGGATTACATGGTGATAATCGCATTGGTGGTAATTCAATTGCTGAAACTGTGATCTTTGGTCGCCAAGCAGGCCAACAGGTATTTAAATATATTAGTTAG
- a CDS encoding DNA/RNA non-specific endonuclease, translated as MKKILTGGIVTFLLLALLGSCMGGKDSLKNNSNSSSSQSSSMQSSDSSSSHSDKHVAKKQAKDTKKHVQSDNELADLNYTSGDQSFTYVNNDHANLKTTDWKYNHVIYSNLDNLNRTSAGNTAYLESLNVANDSLRSTQDVKPTGWHQKFINREAIINRGHEIAYSLSKGISVNGNYEPNLQSGDQNNLKNLFTQTAFSNQKVQTIYESKVRDALRAGKKVIYQVTPVFKGSDLMARGVHLQALSTDNTLDFNVYLYNVQPGVQFNYADGTSKIDHNMNVPTPAGAPSFSEHRNYNGEHYHRHHYVRDAVIAGAAHHYIKRHYQRKYERHYYHPYHRHFYGYHRRHHFF; from the coding sequence ATGAAAAAAATATTAACTGGAGGAATTGTTACCTTTTTACTACTAGCCTTATTAGGTAGTTGTATGGGTGGCAAAGATTCCTTAAAAAATAATAGTAATTCAAGTTCATCACAAAGTTCTAGTATGCAAAGTAGTGACAGTAGTTCATCGCATAGTGATAAACATGTTGCTAAAAAGCAAGCTAAGGATACTAAAAAACATGTTCAAAGTGATAATGAACTAGCTGATTTAAATTATACTTCTGGTGATCAATCCTTTACTTATGTAAATAATGATCATGCCAATTTAAAGACGACTGATTGGAAATACAATCATGTTATTTACAGCAATTTAGATAATTTGAATCGAACTTCAGCTGGCAACACCGCTTATTTAGAATCACTAAACGTTGCTAATGATAGTTTACGTTCCACTCAAGATGTTAAACCAACTGGTTGGCATCAAAAATTTATCAATCGTGAAGCCATCATTAATCGTGGTCATGAAATTGCTTATAGTCTTTCTAAAGGTATTAGTGTGAATGGTAATTATGAACCTAATTTACAATCTGGTGATCAAAATAATTTGAAAAACTTATTTACCCAAACTGCTTTTAGTAATCAAAAAGTACAAACCATTTACGAAAGTAAAGTTCGTGATGCTTTACGTGCTGGGAAGAAAGTAATTTATCAAGTTACACCTGTCTTTAAAGGCAGCGACTTAATGGCACGTGGAGTGCATCTGCAAGCATTATCTACTGATAATACTTTAGATTTCAATGTATATTTATATAATGTGCAACCAGGAGTTCAATTTAACTATGCGGATGGAACTTCTAAGATTGATCATAATATGAATGTACCAACGCCAGCAGGGGCACCTAGTTTTAGTGAACATCGTAATTATAATGGTGAACACTATCATCGTCATCATTATGTTAGGGATGCGGTGATTGCTGGAGCAGCTCATCACTATATTAAGCGTCATTATCAAAGAAAATATGAACGTCATTATTATCATCCATATCATCGTCATTTCTATGGATATCATAGGCGCCATCATTTCTTTTAA
- a CDS encoding type ISP restriction/modification enzyme, whose amino-acid sequence MATFEELVDQVDSNLDNQRDRGTAFEEMVVSYLKNEPTYKQKYNNIWMLKDVPEQYQIPKKDTGVDIVAEGYDGKLTAVQAKFYKGKVGKDTINSFIAEAGKDYYDAGLIVSTTDEWNKNAESALENNSKPFGRIGLSQLKHAKINWQKFSFGKPNQDLSLSTPKKLRPYQKEAIENSLEYFKDNDRGKLIMAPGTGKTFTSLKIAEALMHDQKKNNFNVLYLVPSIQLLSQTLFNWNDDKSDNIHMTSFSVVSDRKANKKSYGKDDLGAKDIGFPATTDVTELINNFNQIKKLNIDNNMTVVFSTYQSIDVIHEAQKKGYPEFDLIIADEAHRTTGATKLNEDSVFTEVHSNTNVKGKLRLYQTATPKLYDANAKKKAKENSIIVSSMDDENKYGKEIFRLGFGDAVSQGYLTDYKVTVLAVNESYINKDMQKLLAADNQLKVDDIGKIIGVWNAMVKRDGITGEIKGSPMKRAIAFTDTIKHSKTISKEFETVVNQYLDAKATGSFQVDVHHVDGGLNALQKKDEIDWLGDKNIKENHSRVLSNVRFLTEGIDVPNLDGIIFFSPKKSQVDIVQAVGRIMRRAENKEYGYIILPIVVADGVDPHTALDNNSKYKEIWQVLNALRSTDERFDAEVNKLDLNKKKDGRVNFIGVDSSPDNEVNENTSKKEEANNKQMELPLDFQEMRSAFYGKVVQHVGDRRYLEDWSKDVSDIAKKYIRRINDLIDSNDGAKMAFDNFHTSLKHNINDSISKEQTVEMLAQHLITEPIFDALFGEYSFVKNNVVSKSMNDVISAFKVFGFAKEQESLKPFYDSIKLRASGIDNAEGKQKLILSLYDNFFKKGFKETTEQLGIVFTPTEVVDFIIHSVDDAMHKYFGKGLADKGVHILDPFTGTGTFITRTLQYLKQEMDAGKITFDDILYKYMHELHANEIVLLSYYIAAINIESVFDEVNGPNRGYEPFNGIVLTDTFESTERKDSFMDDLLGQNNERLKKQQEQPITAIISNPPYSVGQRSSNDDNQNISYPNLETQINKIYVKNSNSKLSKGNYDSYVKAFRWASDRIGNNGVIGFVTNGSFITSGTSDGFRYSLYNEFNHLYIFNLRGNQRTSGETSRKEGGKIFGSGSRTPVAISILIKDGSDKHEIHYHDIGDYLSRKDKFEVINKFKTINNINWENVKPDINNDWINKRANTNYTKIIGDNGKSVFNKFSPGIVTSRDKWVYGFDKKSVNNNINTFINTYNLQLDKINNLDVKFSNRNVTNDNTKIKWSRKLKNILQKGKHINKSETFVKAMYRPFVKKWLYYDNYLNEVPGGFDKLWGKTNLSINISGSGSSKGFSSFITSDYTDFQTLMNGKSCMLYSNIDYNELIDEKYNISLYFLNKIRLNAEDTFYYIYSLLNSKGYLSFYHNDLTKDVPQIPIVKNKMKYVEIGKKLSTLHLNYEEVPTYKDVDVESESNNYVVNKMKFDKVRDENGNSVKDKSTIIFNDDITISDIPSKAYEYVVNGKSAIEWIMDQYQIKTDKKSGIIDDPNEYSDDTKYIFNLLLRIINVSVQTVDLVNQLPKFEIDE is encoded by the coding sequence ATGGCTACATTTGAAGAGTTGGTTGATCAAGTAGATTCCAATCTAGACAATCAAAGGGATCGTGGAACTGCTTTTGAAGAAATGGTAGTTTCTTATTTAAAAAATGAACCTACATATAAACAAAAATATAATAACATTTGGATGTTAAAAGACGTTCCTGAACAATATCAAATTCCCAAAAAAGACACAGGAGTTGACATTGTTGCTGAAGGGTATGATGGTAAATTAACTGCTGTTCAAGCTAAATTTTATAAGGGTAAAGTTGGTAAAGACACTATTAATTCCTTTATTGCTGAAGCTGGTAAAGATTATTATGATGCTGGACTAATAGTATCTACTACTGATGAATGGAATAAAAATGCTGAAAGTGCATTGGAAAATAATTCTAAACCATTTGGAAGAATTGGTTTATCACAATTGAAACATGCAAAAATTAATTGGCAAAAATTTTCTTTTGGAAAACCAAATCAAGATTTATCTTTAAGCACCCCCAAAAAGTTAAGACCATATCAAAAAGAAGCAATTGAAAATTCTTTAGAGTATTTTAAGGATAATGATCGTGGAAAATTAATTATGGCTCCAGGAACTGGAAAAACCTTCACTAGTTTAAAGATTGCTGAAGCTTTAATGCATGATCAAAAAAAGAACAATTTTAATGTTCTTTACTTAGTTCCAAGTATTCAATTGTTGTCACAAACCTTATTTAATTGGAATGATGATAAATCTGATAACATACATATGACTTCATTTTCTGTTGTGTCTGATCGAAAAGCAAATAAAAAATCGTATGGTAAAGATGACTTGGGAGCAAAAGACATTGGGTTCCCTGCAACAACTGATGTAACAGAATTAATCAATAACTTTAATCAAATTAAAAAGTTGAATATAGATAATAATATGACAGTTGTGTTTTCAACTTATCAGTCAATTGATGTTATTCATGAAGCTCAGAAAAAGGGTTATCCAGAATTTGATTTGATTATTGCTGATGAAGCTCATAGAACTACAGGTGCTACAAAATTAAATGAGGACAGTGTCTTTACTGAGGTTCATTCTAATACTAATGTAAAGGGTAAACTAAGACTTTATCAAACAGCAACGCCTAAACTTTATGATGCTAATGCTAAGAAAAAGGCTAAAGAAAACAGTATCATAGTTTCTTCAATGGATGATGAAAATAAATATGGTAAAGAAATATTTAGACTAGGTTTTGGTGATGCTGTATCACAAGGGTATCTTACAGATTATAAAGTTACAGTTTTGGCAGTTAATGAATCCTATATTAATAAAGATATGCAAAAACTTTTAGCTGCTGATAATCAACTTAAAGTGGACGATATTGGTAAAATAATTGGTGTCTGGAATGCAATGGTTAAGCGTGATGGAATCACTGGTGAAATCAAAGGTTCACCAATGAAAAGAGCAATTGCTTTTACTGACACAATTAAACATTCTAAAACCATTTCTAAAGAATTTGAAACAGTTGTTAATCAATATCTTGATGCTAAAGCAACTGGAAGCTTCCAAGTAGATGTTCATCACGTTGATGGTGGACTAAATGCATTACAAAAAAAAGATGAAATTGATTGGTTAGGCGATAAGAACATTAAAGAAAATCATTCTAGAGTATTATCTAATGTCAGATTTTTAACTGAAGGAATTGATGTTCCTAACCTTGATGGAATAATTTTCTTTAGCCCTAAAAAATCACAAGTTGATATTGTACAAGCCGTTGGTCGTATTATGCGTCGTGCTGAAAATAAAGAATATGGTTACATTATCTTGCCAATCGTTGTAGCTGATGGAGTTGATCCACATACAGCCTTAGATAATAACTCTAAGTATAAAGAAATATGGCAAGTTCTAAATGCATTGAGATCAACTGATGAAAGATTTGATGCTGAAGTTAATAAGTTAGATCTTAACAAGAAAAAAGATGGTAGGGTTAATTTTATTGGGGTAGATTCTAGTCCTGATAATGAAGTTAATGAAAATACTTCTAAAAAAGAAGAAGCTAATAATAAACAAATGGAGCTGCCATTAGACTTTCAAGAAATGCGTAGTGCTTTCTATGGAAAGGTAGTTCAACATGTTGGTGACCGTCGATATCTAGAAGATTGGTCTAAAGATGTTTCTGATATTGCTAAAAAATATATCAGAAGAATTAATGACTTAATTGATAGCAATGATGGTGCCAAAATGGCATTTGATAACTTCCATACTAGTTTAAAACATAATATTAATGATTCTATTTCAAAAGAACAAACTGTTGAAATGTTAGCTCAACATCTTATTACCGAACCTATTTTTGATGCTCTATTTGGTGAATATAGTTTTGTTAAAAATAATGTTGTATCAAAATCAATGAATGATGTTATCTCTGCTTTTAAAGTATTTGGTTTTGCTAAGGAGCAAGAAAGTTTAAAACCATTTTATGACTCTATTAAATTAAGAGCTTCTGGTATTGATAATGCAGAAGGTAAACAAAAATTAATTTTGTCTTTGTATGATAATTTCTTTAAAAAAGGTTTTAAAGAAACTACTGAACAATTGGGAATTGTTTTCACTCCAACAGAAGTTGTTGATTTTATCATTCATTCAGTTGATGATGCTATGCATAAATATTTTGGTAAGGGTTTAGCTGACAAAGGTGTGCATATTTTAGATCCATTTACTGGTACCGGTACTTTTATAACTAGAACTTTACAGTATCTCAAACAAGAAATGGATGCTGGAAAAATTACTTTTGACGATATTTTATATAAATATATGCATGAATTGCATGCAAATGAAATTGTTTTATTAAGTTATTATATTGCCGCTATTAATATTGAATCAGTATTTGATGAAGTAAACGGTCCTAATCGAGGATACGAACCATTCAATGGAATTGTTTTAACTGATACATTTGAGAGTACCGAACGTAAAGACTCATTTATGGATGACTTACTTGGTCAAAATAATGAACGTTTGAAAAAACAACAAGAACAACCCATAACTGCAATTATTTCTAATCCGCCTTATTCAGTAGGACAAAGAAGTTCTAATGATGATAATCAAAACATTAGTTATCCGAATCTAGAAACGCAAATAAATAAAATTTATGTAAAAAACAGTAATTCCAAGTTGAGTAAGGGTAATTATGATAGCTATGTTAAAGCATTTAGATGGGCTAGCGATAGAATTGGCAATAATGGAGTTATAGGATTCGTTACTAATGGAAGTTTTATAACTAGTGGTACTAGCGATGGATTTAGGTATTCTTTATACAATGAATTTAATCATCTTTATATTTTTAATTTACGTGGAAATCAAAGGACTAGTGGTGAGACATCACGTAAAGAAGGTGGAAAAATATTTGGATCGGGAAGTCGTACCCCTGTTGCAATCAGTATATTGATAAAAGATGGTTCAGATAAACATGAAATTCATTATCATGATATAGGTGATTATTTAAGTCGTAAGGATAAATTTGAAGTTATTAATAAGTTTAAAACGATTAATAATATTAATTGGGAAAATGTAAAGCCGGACATTAATAATGATTGGATTAATAAAAGAGCTAATACTAACTATACAAAAATTATAGGTGATAATGGTAAAAGCGTATTTAATAAGTTTTCACCTGGAATAGTTACTAGCAGGGATAAATGGGTATATGGATTTGATAAAAAAAGTGTTAATAATAATATAAATACATTTATTAATACTTATAATTTACAACTAGATAAAATAAATAATTTAGATGTAAAATTTAGTAATCGTAATGTTACTAACGATAATACTAAAATAAAATGGAGTAGGAAACTAAAAAACATTTTACAAAAAGGAAAACATATAAATAAAAGTGAAACATTTGTTAAAGCTATGTATAGACCCTTTGTTAAGAAATGGTTATATTATGACAATTATTTAAATGAAGTTCCAGGTGGTTTTGATAAATTATGGGGCAAAACAAATTTGAGTATAAATATATCTGGAAGTGGTTCTAGTAAAGGTTTTTCTTCATTTATTACTAGTGATTATACGGATTTCCAAACATTAATGAATGGAAAATCTTGTATGCTTTATAGCAATATTGATTATAACGAATTAATTGATGAAAAATATAATATTTCACTATATTTTTTAAATAAAATACGTTTAAATGCAGAAGACACTTTTTATTATATATATTCATTATTAAATTCCAAAGGGTACTTGTCATTTTATCATAATGATTTAACCAAAGATGTTCCTCAAATTCCTATAGTAAAAAATAAAATGAAATATGTAGAAATTGGTAAAAAATTATCTACTTTACATCTTAATTATGAAGAAGTTCCAACATATAAAGATGTCGATGTTGAAAGTGAAAGTAATAACTATGTAGTAAATAAAATGAAATTTGATAAAGTTAGAGATGAAAATGGTAATTCAGTTAAAGATAAATCTACTATAATTTTTAATGATGATATTACTATTAGTGATATTCCATCTAAAGCTTATGAATATGTTGTTAATGGTAAATCTGCTATTGAATGGATTATGGATCAATATCAAATTAAAACTGATAAAAAATCAGGTATAATTGATGATCCTAATGAATATAGTGATGATACTAAATATATTTTTAATTTATTATTAAGAATTATTAATGTATCAGTACAAACAGTTGATTTAGTAAATCAACTACCTAAATTTGAAATTGATGAATAA